CATAGGGCATAAATATATGAATATATTGGGTAAAAAGCAAGAAAAATAAGAGGCGGGTCATAGGTTATAGGTCATAGGTTATGGGAAGGCTTTTCCCCATCACCCATCACCCATTACCCATTACCCATTCGATACAAGACCCCGTGCTTGACCGCGGTGATCAGGCCGTCCCCTATGCCTGTCCGGTCCAATATCTTTTCCATCAGCACGGCGGCCAGGTGGCGGGGGCGGGAGGTGTCGTACTTGTTGAGGACTATGGTGCGGTTGAGGCCGGACGTGGATTTGAGGAGGGCGTCATCCTGGAAGAGGCGGATGAAGATGTCGGGGTAGACGAGGCGCGGAGGTTCGGTCCCCGTCTCGCGGCTGAAGAGCTCATGGCGGAAGACCGCGTCGTCAAATGGCTTGAAGAGGGCGTCGAGGCCCGCCACGATGAAGACCCTGTCCGAGAAAGGGGGGATGACGGGTTCGTGCGACGCCGGGTACTTGAGGGGGTGACCCTTTGCCCCGTCGGCCTCGATGAGGACGACATCGAAATCGTTGCCCAGGGCCTCCACTTCCGCGAAGGGCAGCGCCGTCAGTTTGGGTCCCTCGATCGTCTTTCCGATGTGCATGAACGGTGCCCCGCGCGGTCCCTTCATCCAGTCATCGAAAAGGGTGAAGGGCTCGGCGATGAATATCCTTGTCGTTGTCGCAAAGGCTACGGATTTGCCCACCGCGAGGCAGGCACGGGCGAGATGCTCGATGAAGGTCGTCTTTCCCCCTCCCCCGACGAAGGAGACGAACTTCATG
The nucleotide sequence above comes from Syntrophorhabdus sp.. Encoded proteins:
- the yqeC gene encoding putative selenium-dependent hydroxylase accessory protein YqeC, with the protein product MKFVSFVGGGGKTTFIEHLARACLAVGKSVAFATTTRIFIAEPFTLFDDWMKGPRGAPFMHIGKTIEGPKLTALPFAEVEALGNDFDVVLIEADGAKGHPLKYPASHEPVIPPFSDRVFIVAGLDALFKPFDDAVFRHELFSRETGTEPPRLVYPDIFIRLFQDDALLKSTSGLNRTIVLNKYDTSRPRHLAAVLMEKILDRTGIGDGLITAVKHGVLYRMGNG